GGCCTGACCAAGGGATTTCTCTCCCGCGTTGAGCGGAACCTGACCTCGCCGTCGGTCGCTTCGCTGGTAACACTGTGCCAGGTGCTCTCCATTTCCATTGGCGACCTGTTTGCCGTTCCGGAAACACATCACACACGCTGGGCCGAAGCGCCTCACGTCAGTCTGGGTGGAACCGGAATCGACGAAAGGCTGGTCACGGCCCATTCAGAGAGACGACTGCAAGTGATACGGGCCGTCGTTGAACCGCACGGGCGCGGGGAGTCGGAGCTATATACGGTGGACTGCGACGTTGAGGTCCTCCACGTGGCGTCAGGACGGCTGACGCTGATTCTTGCCAATGAAAATTACGAGTTGGAGGCGGGAGACACCGTCACGTTCCCTGGCCGTGAACCGCATTCGTGGTCCAATCCGTGGGATGAGGAGGCTGTTGTTCTGTGGACCCTTGTACACCCTTCCGGCCAAGGATAGCCGTCTCGAAAGACATGACCGCCACAGGCACGTAAAATAGCCTCGAGGCAACTGTTGATGCTTATCAGAAAACAATCCGGCGTTCGACGCCGTGGGCTCCAAGGCCCGGAACGGAGTTCATTCCGATGGAAGAAATACGCGTCACCGAGAACGGCAACGTGGGACCAATCGACTCCTCGCGGATCCCGCGATACGCCGGTGCAGCCACGTTCGCCCGCCTTCCACGCCTGGATCAGGTAGAACATGCGGATATCGCCGTCGTCGGTGTGCCCTTTGACACCGGTGTTTCCTACCGTCCTGGAGCCCGTTTCGGCGCGAACCACGTCCGCGAATCCTCCCGCCTCCTGCGCCCCTATAACCCGGCACAGGATGTGTCACCGTTCGCGAATGTCCAGGTGGCCGACGCCGGCGACATGGCCGTGAATCCCTTCAACATCAATGAAGCGATCGAAGAGGTTCAGCAGAACGCGCTGGACCTCACGGCGAAGGGGACCTCGCTCGTCACCCTCGGCGGCGATCACACCATTGCCTTGCCGTTGCTGCGCGCTGCAACTGAGCGCGCTGGACAACCCGTGGCCATGCTTCACTTCGACGCACACCTTGATACGTGGGACACCTACTTCGGAGCGGAATACACGCACGGAACACCCTTCCGACGCGCGGTCGAAGAAGGAATCCTGGACACCGAAGCAATCTCCCACGTTGGCACCCGCGGACCGCTCTACGGCAAGAAGGACTTGGAGGACGACCGTCGGTTCGGCTTCGGAATCGTCACCTCCTCGGATGTCTTCAGGCAGGGCGTGGACGAAGTCATCGCCAAACTGCGCGATCGGATCGGTAATCGTCCCCTTTACATCTCCGTAGACATCGATGTCCTGGATCCGGCCCATGCGCCCGGAACCGGAACACCGGAAGCCGGCGGAATGACGAGCCGTGAACTGTTGGAAATCATCCGCGGGATGCGCGGCATGAACCTGGTGGGGGCCGACGTCGTCGAAGTTGCTCCTGCCTATGACCACGCGGAAATTACAGGTATCGCCGCCTCGCACGTGGCGTACGATCTCGTGACACTCCTGGCCGATAAGGCCACCGACACCAGCGACGGGAAAAAGTAGATGGACACTATTGACAGCGGCACCGTGGCTCCGGCTGAGCCCGTAGGAAATGCGGAAGCGACATCAGGTCAGCGAAACGGCGGAGACCTCGTCGTCGAAACACTTGCCGCCCTCGGCGCGCGAACGGTCTTCGGCATTCCGGGCCAGCATGCACTCGGCCTTTTCGACGCGCTCTCGCGCTCCAGCCTCGAATTTGTATCCTCCCGCGTGGAAAACAACTCGGCGTTTGCTGCGGATGGATACTCCCGCGCTACCGGCGAGGTCGGCGTTCTGTTTCTTTCCACTGGCCCCGGCGCGTTGACGTCGCTCGCTGGCCTGCAGGAAGCCTATGCAACTGGTGTACCGGTAGTTGTCGTGGCAAGCCAGATCCCGCTCGAAGGGCTGGGAGCCCGCCGTAAGGGCATGCTGCACCAACTCGATGATCAGAAGGCATCGGCGGCGAACGTGACCAAGAGTCAGCGGTTGGTCCAGTACGCTTCCGGCATTCCCTCAGCCATTCAGGACGCCTGGACTGAAGCGATTTCCTCCCCGCAGGGACCTGTCTGGGTGGAAGTACCACAGGACGTGTTGCTCGATGTCACCATGGTGCCACAGGTCGAAGACGCCCTCGCCGAGCCCTTCGATAACCCACCGCGTGTGGAACTCACCCGCGAAGCTGTTGCCTGGCTCTCTGAAGCAAAGCGGCCGGCAATCATCGCCGGCGGTGGAACCCGCAGAGGCCATGCCGAGAAACAACTGCTCTCCATCGCCGAGAAGCTGCGGGCGCCGGTGCTGTGCTCACCCGGAGGCAACGGGGCGTTTCCCTGGAAGCATCCCCTGTCCCTGCAGTCATGGGCTGAGGATCGCTACGTGACCGAGGTACTCGAGGACGCAGATGTCCTCGTCGTTATCGGATCCTCCCTCGGTGAGGTGACGTCCAACTACTTCACGCTCGAACCACGTGGCCGGATCATCCAGATCGACGCCGAACCGCGCGTCCTGGAATCCAACCGCCCTGCACTCGGGATCCGCGCCGACGCCGGCCAGGCGCTCAGTGCCCTCGACGACGCCCTGGGGACTCCGGGACTTGCCGACTGGCACGGGCGTACCCCGGAAGAGGTTGTCACCGAAACACTCGCCAAAGTGGAATCTCGTCTAGACTCACAGGGTCTCTCCAAGGAACGAAAGTTCATGGCAGACATCCGCGCAGCAGTGCCAGAGCGCATGCAGACGTTCTGGGATATGACGATCTCCGCCTACTGGGCATGGAGCTGCTGGGATTCCCGGACCGGAGAATTCCACTCCGCCCAGGGTGCCGGTGGGCTGGGCTATGGATTCCCGGGCGCTATCGGCGGGGCCGTCGGTGCCGGTGAACGCGTCCTGGCCGTTGCCGGTGACGGTTCCGCGATGTACTCGATCGCTGAACTGGCCACGGCAAAGCAGCATAATCTACCGGTTACCTGGCTCATTGTTGACGACGGCGGTTACGGAATCCTGCGCGAATACATGGTCGGCGCCTTCGGTAAGGCAACAGCAACAGAGCTTGCACGGCCGGACTTCGTCAAGCTGGCCGAAGCCTTCGGTGTTCCGGCGCGGCGGGTCGCTCCCGAGGACATCCAGGGTGCACTCGAGGAAAGCTTCGCTGGAGACGGGCCCAACGTCGTCGTCGTCGAAACGCTCCTGAGGATGTTTGAACCGACCCACATGTAGCTCCCACCTCTCCCACCAAATGAGTCATTCCGGCCGTTTTGGGACGAGTGAAGGCTATCAGCAGCGCTGTTCCTCCATTAGGGTCTGACCATGACTGAACAGCAGCAGACGGACGTAATTGTTGTTGGCGCCGGGCTCGCAGGGCTTGTTGCCACGGCTGAACTGGCGTCAGCGGGGCGCCGGGTTATTCTCGTGGATCAAGAGAATCAGCTCGGCGGTCAGGCCTGGTGGTCCTTCGGTGGTCTTTTCCTCGTGAACACCCCTGAGCAGCGCCGTTTGGGGGTCAAAGACTCCGCAGAGCTGGCGTGGCAGGACTGGCTCGGTACCGCGGGGCACAGGCCCCGGTATCGTCGAGCCTTTCGAACGGGACGTTCAGGAAGCCGTTGCCCAGGGACGAGTCACTCTGGCCCTGCGACACCGTGTCCAGAGCCTCATCCTAGAGGACGGCGTGGTCACGGGCGTACGCGGCACTGTCCTGCAGCCGACGACGGCCAGCCGCGGGGAGGCTACCAGCCGGGAAGCTGTGGGAGACTTCGAATTCCGTGCCGGGGCCGTCGTCATGACCTCGGGTGGAATCGGCGGTAACTCCGATATCGTGCGCGAGGCGTGGCCGAAGCGTCTTGGAAATCCGCCGAAGCACATGATCGCAGGTGTGCCCGAGCACGTGGACGGATCCGGGATTCAGCTGACACAACGGGCAGGCGGCCGTGTCATCAATCCCGACCGGATGTGGCACTACGTTGAGGGCGTCAAGAACCACTCCCCCATCTGGAAGAACCACGGGATCCGGATCCTGCCGGGACCGTCCTCGCTCTGGCTTGACGCAACGGGCAAGAGGCTGCCTGCGCCTCTTTTCCCCGGGTTCGATACGCTCGGGTCATTGGAATACCTCAGAAAAACAGGCCACGATCACAGCTGGTTCATCCTCAATGCCCGAATCATCGAGAAAGAGTTCGCGCTCTCTGGATCGGAGCAGAATCCAGATCTCACGGGGCGGTCCGTCAAGGAGGTTCTGGGTAGAGTGCGTCCAGGTCCGACGGCGCCGGTCCAGGCGTTCATCGACCGCGGCGAGGACTTCGTTCAGGCCACCACCCTGGAAGAACTAGTCAGCCGCATGAATGCGCTGGAACCCCAGGGGCCGTTGCTCGACATCGGGCACATCTCGGCAGTGGTCCACGCCAGAGACAGGGACGTGGTCAACACTTTCGGCAAAGACGCGCAGATCGCGGCGATCCGGAGCGCACGCGGTTTCCTGGGGGACAAGTTGATGCGCTCGGTTGCGCCACACCAACTACTCGATCCGAAGGCAGGCCCGCTGATCGCCGTCAGACTGCACGTCATCACGCGGAAGACGCTCGGCGGCCTCGAAACGGATCTTGCCGGACGCGTGCTGGCCGAGGGTGGCGCGCCGATTCCAGGACTTTTCGCCGCGGGGGAGGCGTCCGGGTTCGGCGGCGGCGGAATGCATGGCTACCGGTCGCTTGAGGGGACGTTCCTCGACGGGTGCCTCTTCAGCGGGCGGGCGGCGGGTCGGGCCGCGGCGGCTGCGGTCGGCTGAGAAATACCAGCGCGAGGTCACCCCCTAGCCTTCGAAATCACCCCGCACAGGAGGATCTAGGGCGACTAGGGGTGACCTCGGGCGGTGAGTGCTCCGCGCTAGTGCATCGTGAAGCGCCGCGCCACAATCAGTCCAACGGGTCCGGCGCCGATCGCGGCTGCCATGATCCGGTTTCTGGCGGCCAGAACGCGTGCTGGCAGCGGACGTCCCAACATCATGTTGAGGTGAGCCTGACGGGACGCAACCACGGCAGCGCGCCGTCGTCGGCTGTCAAAAGAGGCGAGAGCCCGTCCGCGCGCCGGGCCGGATAGAGCAGCGCGCAGTGAGGCCGTGATCAGCGGTGCAAGGTCGGCTGCATCCAACCATCCGAGGTTCATTCCCTGGCCGCCGATCGGGCTGATCTCATGGGCCGCATCGCCGAGCAGCACCGTCCTGCCGTGGATCATTGTTGTGACCAGCTGGGAGCGAACCTCGAAGGCACTGAGCATCGTATTGGAGGTGGGATCGAGGACGACGCCGGTGCGGCGCCGAATTTCCTTCGCCAGAGAGGTGGCCGTCGGTTCCCGGTCAAGGGAACGTGTTCGCATCACCCAGCGGCGGATTCCGCCGGGCAACGGGAAGGACTCAACAATGCCGTCTGGTTCCAGGTAGAGGACGGCGTTGCGATCCTCGTTCGATTCTGGTGCGTCGGCGAAGTCGCCCATCAGGTACGTGTCCGGGTACTTGGTTCGACGCACGCCCACGTCCATTCGATCACGCAGGACTGACTTCGCGCCGTCTGAGGCAACCCCGATCCGCGCTCTGAACTCGCGGGGGCTGCCCTCTCCTGATTCGGGAACGGCGCGTACCACCACACCATCGCCGTCGTCATCCATGCTGAACACCTGGACACCGCGCACCAGGGCATCCGGGTCCAGTTCCAACAGCCGACGTTCCAGAATGTCATCGGTCCGGCACTGCTGCAGAGCCAGGACGAAAGGGTAGATGGGAGAGACGTCCTCGAAGGGCAGTGTGGCGACGAGTCGGCCCCGGCTGCGCGCCTCACCGCGGCGGATTGCGGTTCCTTCCCCTACGAGTTGGTCCACCACGCCAGCGGATGCAAGTACCTGCAGCGCCGGTGGGTGAATGCCGATCGCGCGCGAATGTCCGCTTCGCTGCGACCGACGCTCCAGAACCCGAACGCTGACACCGGCCTGAAGCAACAGAATTCCAAGGAAAATCCCCACCGGACCGCCGCCAGCAATCACGACGTCCGTCGTCGTTCGCTGCTCAGGGCTCATGCCGGTCCAGACACAGCAGGTTGACCCACGGCGCTCGCGGCTCAACGGTCCAGGGCGTGGGTACGACGGCGGCCAGTTCAGCGGGCTTGTAGCTGCGGCGGATGGAGGTGAGGCCATCACGGCGGATGAAGGAGCCGGGGAAGAATGGCAGTGTTCCCACGGAGAAAAGGGCGTAGGCGATGGGGCTGCGCACTATGTCGCTGTGGATGGCGGTCTTGGTGGTGAGCGCCTCCGAATCGCTGAGCAGGCCCTGGAGCTCGGCTGCTGAGAGGTGATGCAGGATGTGGTTGGAAATGACGAAGTCATACTGCTGCCCCTCGGATACGAGTTCCGAACTAAAGGCCGCGCGAAACGTTACCCCGGGTGGTGCGGGCCTCGAAACGGCGTAGTCGTAGGCGCGGCTGTCCGGGTCGATTCCGGTGATAGCCAGGGACAGGCCGTCCCTCTGCGCCCAGTGTGCGAGGGCCCGGGCGAGGTCCCCGCCGCCGCAACCGACGTCGAGCAGTGTGGAAGCCGACGTCGGGCTCAGGTGCGGCCGGATTCGCTCCCGATAGACTGACCGCCAGCCGGACACCACAGAGTTGATGAGCGGAAATTGATCATAGGTGCGGGTCAGCATGGTGGGATCGGCGTTGGCCCGGTCCATTTCTTCGACAGCGCCCGTAGCCCGAAACCGGAGTGGGTAGTCCATGCTGCTCAGACGCTGGCGTCGCTGAGAGCCTGCGTTGCGTCGCTTTCTGATGCGGCGGTGGGGCTGACCTTGGTGAACAGGCCCGTTTCCACGGTCAGTCCGGGCCCGAAGGCCATGGAGCAGATGCGTTCGCTCTCTTGACCGGCATCGAGCTCCATGATTTTTTTGAGGACGAACATGACGGTTGCTGAGGACATATTTCCGTAGTTCCGCAGCGTCTCGCGGGCTGGGCGAAGCTGGTCTTCGGTGAGACCGAGTTTCGCCTCGATCTTGTCCAGGATGCTGCGCCCACCGGGGTGAATGCCCCAATGGGTGATGTCACTGTACGGTTTGCCGTTCACGGACGGATCATGGGCGAGCAGAGGCTCGAGTGCTCCGATGATGTTCTCGTCGATGATGTGCGGGACGTAGGTTCCCAGCACCATTTCGAACCCTTCGTCGCCGATGTTCCACGCCATCGATTCCTCACCGACGGGCGTCAGCGTTGTCTCGAAGTGGTCTAGCCGGATCGTCGGTTTGGTTGACGGGATGTCGCGGGAGGTAACAATGGCGGCCGCCGCTCCATCGGCGAACAGTGACGAGCCAACTATGGTGTCCGGATCATTCGCGGTCCGTACGTGCAGCGAACACAGTTCAGCACTGACCACCAGGACGACGGCGTCGGGATCCGCTTCGCTGAATGCTTTGGCGGTGCGCAGGGCAGGGAAAGCGGCGTAGCAGCCCATGAAACCGAGGTGTGAACGCTGCACGTTGGGATTCAAGTCAAGGCCACGGACAATTTTGTAGTCGGGTCCGGGGTTGAAGAAGCCGGTGCAGCTGACCGTGATGACGTGGGTGATGTCGGTGGCCTCAATGCCTTCGCACGCGTCGAGGGCTTTGCGGGCCGCTTCGATGAACAGGGGAGTGGCCTGTTCGGCAAAGATCTCGTTGCGGACCCGGGTGCTGGGGCTGAGGATCGTTCTGTCCACGGGGTTGAAGAACCGCGGGTTCTCGGCTGTGCTGGTGAGGGAGAGTTCCTCAACGGCGCTGTAGCGTGTTTCGATTCCGGATTGGTCGAACGAGGTGCGGACCAGCCGCTGTCCCAGTCTGGTCAGTCCGGGCTGTTCGGCGAACACGTCACGGACTTGCGGCTGGATCAGCACGGTGGAAGGAACTGCTGTCTCGAGTGATCTCAGTGTTGCCGTCATAGTCCATTCTTAGTGGACGCCGGGGGAGAACACAATGTCAGCAGGTTGATGAGCAGCTCGCTGACATCGTGTTCTAGTCACTTCGTACGAACGTTCCGGGCCTCATCTTCGATGACGTCGCTGGTTGCGACTCTCGAATCACCTTCGGACAGTGAGTCCGCGGCGATGTCACGCTCAATGGTGGTGGCCAAAGGTACTTCCTTGACCAGGGCCAGCAGCACGGCGGCGACCAGGGCCAGTGGCACCATGAACAGGAA
This region of Arthrobacter roseus genomic DNA includes:
- a CDS encoding thiamine pyrophosphate-binding protein, yielding MDTIDSGTVAPAEPVGNAEATSGQRNGGDLVVETLAALGARTVFGIPGQHALGLFDALSRSSLEFVSSRVENNSAFAADGYSRATGEVGVLFLSTGPGALTSLAGLQEAYATGVPVVVVASQIPLEGLGARRKGMLHQLDDQKASAANVTKSQRLVQYASGIPSAIQDAWTEAISSPQGPVWVEVPQDVLLDVTMVPQVEDALAEPFDNPPRVELTREAVAWLSEAKRPAIIAGGGTRRGHAEKQLLSIAEKLRAPVLCSPGGNGAFPWKHPLSLQSWAEDRYVTEVLEDADVLVVIGSSLGEVTSNYFTLEPRGRIIQIDAEPRVLESNRPALGIRADAGQALSALDDALGTPGLADWHGRTPEEVVTETLAKVESRLDSQGLSKERKFMADIRAAVPERMQTFWDMTISAYWAWSCWDSRTGEFHSAQGAGGLGYGFPGAIGGAVGAGERVLAVAGDGSAMYSIAELATAKQHNLPVTWLIVDDGGYGILREYMVGAFGKATATELARPDFVKLAEAFGVPARRVAPEDIQGALEESFAGDGPNVVVVETLLRMFEPTHM
- a CDS encoding FAD-dependent oxidoreductase, encoding MSPEQRTTTDVVIAGGGPVGIFLGILLLQAGVSVRVLERRSQRSGHSRAIGIHPPALQVLASAGVVDQLVGEGTAIRRGEARSRGRLVATLPFEDVSPIYPFVLALQQCRTDDILERRLLELDPDALVRGVQVFSMDDDGDGVVVRAVPESGEGSPREFRARIGVASDGAKSVLRDRMDVGVRRTKYPDTYLMGDFADAPESNEDRNAVLYLEPDGIVESFPLPGGIRRWVMRTRSLDREPTATSLAKEIRRRTGVVLDPTSNTMLSAFEVRSQLVTTMIHGRTVLLGDAAHEISPIGGQGMNLGWLDAADLAPLITASLRAALSGPARGRALASFDSRRRRAAVVASRQAHLNMMLGRPLPARVLAARNRIMAAAIGAGPVGLIVARRFTMH
- a CDS encoding type III polyketide synthase is translated as MTATLRSLETAVPSTVLIQPQVRDVFAEQPGLTRLGQRLVRTSFDQSGIETRYSAVEELSLTSTAENPRFFNPVDRTILSPSTRVRNEIFAEQATPLFIEAARKALDACEGIEATDITHVITVSCTGFFNPGPDYKIVRGLDLNPNVQRSHLGFMGCYAAFPALRTAKAFSEADPDAVVLVVSAELCSLHVRTANDPDTIVGSSLFADGAAAAIVTSRDIPSTKPTIRLDHFETTLTPVGEESMAWNIGDEGFEMVLGTYVPHIIDENIIGALEPLLAHDPSVNGKPYSDITHWGIHPGGRSILDKIEAKLGLTEDQLRPARETLRNYGNMSSATVMFVLKKIMELDAGQESERICSMAFGPGLTVETGLFTKVSPTAASESDATQALSDASV
- the speB gene encoding agmatinase yields the protein MEEIRVTENGNVGPIDSSRIPRYAGAATFARLPRLDQVEHADIAVVGVPFDTGVSYRPGARFGANHVRESSRLLRPYNPAQDVSPFANVQVADAGDMAVNPFNINEAIEEVQQNALDLTAKGTSLVTLGGDHTIALPLLRAATERAGQPVAMLHFDAHLDTWDTYFGAEYTHGTPFRRAVEEGILDTEAISHVGTRGPLYGKKDLEDDRRFGFGIVTSSDVFRQGVDEVIAKLRDRIGNRPLYISVDIDVLDPAHAPGTGTPEAGGMTSRELLEIIRGMRGMNLVGADVVEVAPAYDHAEITGIAASHVAYDLVTLLADKATDTSDGKK
- a CDS encoding helix-turn-helix domain-containing protein produces the protein MKALPVETSNAPIAIGPHIRAARQAHRMTIGQVAEATGLTKGFLSRVERNLTSPSVASLVTLCQVLSISIGDLFAVPETHHTRWAEAPHVSLGGTGIDERLVTAHSERRLQVIRAVVEPHGRGESELYTVDCDVEVLHVASGRLTLILANENYELEAGDTVTFPGREPHSWSNPWDEEAVVLWTLVHPSGQG
- a CDS encoding class I SAM-dependent methyltransferase, whose translation is MDYPLRFRATGAVEEMDRANADPTMLTRTYDQFPLINSVVSGWRSVYRERIRPHLSPTSASTLLDVGCGGGDLARALAHWAQRDGLSLAITGIDPDSRAYDYAVSRPAPPGVTFRAAFSSELVSEGQQYDFVISNHILHHLSAAELQGLLSDSEALTTKTAIHSDIVRSPIAYALFSVGTLPFFPGSFIRRDGLTSIRRSYKPAELAAVVPTPWTVEPRAPWVNLLCLDRHEP